One segment of Arvicanthis niloticus isolate mArvNil1 chromosome 5, mArvNil1.pat.X, whole genome shotgun sequence DNA contains the following:
- the LOC117708696 gene encoding PRAME family member 12-like, producing MSTYNPPTLEQLALEMLVRNDAIDFSDLEYLPIMLFPPLFIEAFNRKRTELLKATVAAWPFSYLPVGPLLKSADVEMMQAVLDGIDLLMTQNVPPRRKLQVLDLRDVHQDFWDAWAGREDGACSPDTLRKKQGPESLPTYALTQRLQVVTYLNLYYSLEEDQKCLLQWAKKNGDSLQLICQKMTICVFPMEIIKEVLNIFQPIYIEELEICTPELLPFLSLFPHFLGQMRNITKFNLHQIDFQYNAVDTVTDVKKCSAEFFSQLAKLDHLQSLYLNCSFIPNDNMEILFRCLKSPLESLSMSFCRLSMSDLEHMSKCQSLYQLKQLHFSAVVFSESCFKSLRILLENVSETLQSLQFEHCRMKDSQLKVLLPALSQCSQLNSINFYYNDFSTPVLKDLLQCMANLNNLTVEVYPAPKECYDPLGDVVVERFFQLCPELLQMLMSKRQPQKFMFATATCPHCLGCCVYDRVPSLAFVGR from the exons ATGAGCACCTACAACCCTCCCACACTGGAGCAGCTGGCACTGGAGATGCTGGTGAGGAATGATGCCATAGACTTCTCTGATCTGGAATACCTGCCCATTATgctcttcccaccactcttcaTAGAGGCATTCAATAGGAAACGCACAGAGTTATTGAAGGCAACGGTGGCAGCCTGGCCCTTTTCCTACCTCCCTGTGGGACCATTACTGAAATCTGCTGATGTGGAGATGATGCAAGCTGTGCTGGATGGCATAGATCTACTGATGACCCAGAATGTTCCTCCCAG GAGGAAGCTACAAGTGTTGGACTTGAGAGATGTGCATCAGGATTTCTGGGATGCATGggctggaagagaagatggagcgTGCTCACCAGATACTTTGAGAAAGAAGCAAGGCCCAGAGAGTCTTCCTACTTATGCATTGACACAACGATTGCAGGTGGTCACTTACCTGAACCTCTACTACTCTTTGGAAGAAGACCAAAAGTGCTTGCTCCAGTGGGCCAAGAAGAACGGTGACTCTTTGCAGCTAATCTGTCAGAAGATGACGATTTGTGTCTTCCCCATGGAGATTATTAAGGAGGTCTTGAATATTTTCCAGCCAATCTATATTGAGGAATTGGAAATATGCACACCTGAGTTACTGCCATTCCTAAGTTTATTTCCACATTTCCTTGGCCAGATGAGAAATATTACCAAATTCAATCTACATCAAATTGACTT CCAATATAATGCTGTGGATACAGTGACAGATGTAAAAAAGTGTTCTGCAGAATTCTTTTCTCAGCTCGCCAAACTCGACCATCTCCAGAGTCTCTATTTGAATTGTTCCTTCATTCCCAATGACAACATGGAAATTTTGTTCAG ATGTCTGAAGAGCCCCTTGGAGTCCTTGTCTATGTCTTTCTGCCGACTCTCGATGTCAGACCTGGAACACATGTCAAAGTGTCAGAGCCTCTATCAACTGAAACAACTGCACTTCAGTGCTGTAGTGTTTTCTGAGTCATGTTTCAAGAGTCTCCGAATTCTCCTAGAGAATGTATCTGAAACTCTGCAGAGTCTGCAGTTTGAGCACTGCAGGATGAAGGACTCTCAGCTCAAAGTCCTCTTGCCAGCCCTGAGCCAGTGCTCACAGCTCAACagtattaatttttactataACGACTTCTCCACTCCTGTACTGAAGGACCTTCTGCAATGCATGGCCAATCTGAACAACTTGACTGTAGAGGTGTACCCTGCCCCAAAAGAGTGCTATGATCCCCTGGGTGATGTTGTGGTGGAGAGGTTTTTTCAACTGTGTCCTGAGCTGCTACAAATGCTCATGTCCAAAAGGCAGCCCCAAAAATTCATGTTTGCTACAGCCACCTGCCCTCATTGTTTGGGATGCTGTGTCTATGACAGGGTTCCCAGCCTTGCCTTTGTTGGGAGGTAA
- the LOC117708697 gene encoding LOW QUALITY PROTEIN: PRAME family member 12-like (The sequence of the model RefSeq protein was modified relative to this genomic sequence to represent the inferred CDS: inserted 2 bases in 2 codons), translating into MSTYNPPTLEQLALEMLVRNDAIDFSDLEYLPIMLFPPLFLEAFNRRRTELLKATVAAWPFSYLPVGPLLKSADVEMMQAVLDGIDLLMTQNVPPRRKLQVLDLRDVHQDFWDAWAGREDGACSPDILRKKQGPESLPTYALTQQLQVVTYLYLNSSLEEDQKYLLQWXQEERDSLQLICQKMIIFRFPIKIIKEVLNXFQPIYIDELEICTPEVLPFLSLFPHFLGQMRNITKFNLHQIDFQYNPLEITREVVTDVKTCSAEFFSQLTKLDHLQSLYLNCSFIPNNNMEILFRCLKSPLESLSMSFCRLSMSDLEHMSKCQSLYQLKQLHFSAVVFSESCFKSLRILLENVSETLQSLQFEHCRMKDSHLKVLLPALSQCSQLNSINFYYNDFSTPVLKDLLQCMANLNNLTVEVYPAPKECYDPLGDVVVERFFQLCPELLQMLMSKRQPQKFMFATATCPHCLGCCVYDRVPSPCLCWQVIED; encoded by the exons ATGAGCACCTACAACCCTCCCACACTGGAGCAGCTGGCACTGGAGATGCTGGTGAGGAATGATGCCATAGACTTCTCTGATCTGGAATACCTGCCCATTATgctcttcccaccactcttccTAGAGGCATTCAATAGGAGACGCACAGAGTTATTGAAGGCAACGGTGGCAGCCTGGCCCTTTTCCTACCTCCCTGTGGGACCATTACTGAAATCTGCTGATGTGGAGATGATGCAAGCTGTGCTGGATGGCATAGATCTACTGATGACCCAGAATGTTCCTCCCAG GAGGAAGCTACAAGTGTTGGACTTGAGAGATGTGCATCAGGATTTCTGGGATGCATGggctggaagagaagatggagcgTGCTCACCAGATATTTTGAGAAAGAAGCAAGGCCCAGAGAGTCTTCCTACTTATGCGTTGACACAACAATTGCAGGTGGTCACTTACCTGTACCTCAACTCCTCTTTGGAAGAAGACCAAAAGTACTTGCTCCAGT GCCAAGAAGAACGTGACTCTTTGCAGCTAATCTGTCAGAAGATGATAATTTTTCGCTTCCCCATAAAGATTATCAAGGAGGTCTTGA ATTTCCAGCCAATCTATATTGATGAATTGGAAATATGCACACCTGAGGTACTGCCATTCCTAAGTTTATTTCCACATTTCCTTGGCCAGATGAGAAATATTACCAAATTCAATCTACATCAAATTGACTTCCAATATAATCCTCTGGAGATTACCAGGGAGGT AGTGACAGATGTAAAAACGTGTTCTGCAGAATTCTTTTCTCAGCTCACCAAACTCGACCATCTCCAGAGTCTCTATTTGAATTGTTCCTTCATTCCCAATAACAACATGGAAATTTTGTTCAG ATGTCTGAAGAGCCCCTTGGAGTCCTTGTCTATGTCTTTCTGCCGACTCTCGATGTCAGACCTGGAACACATGTCAAAGTGTCAGAGCCTCTATCAACTGAAACAACTGCACTTCAGTGCTGTAGTGTTTTCTGAGTCATGTTTCAAGAGTCTCCGAATTCTCCTAGAGAATGTATCTGAAACTCTGCAGAGTCTGCAGTTTGAGCACTGCAGGATGAAGGACTCTCATCTCAAAGTCCTCTTGCCAGCCCTGAGCCAGTGCTCACAGCTCAACagtattaatttttactataACGACTTCTCCACTCCTGTACTGAAGGACCTTCTGCAATGCATGGCCAATCTGAACAACTTGACTGTAGAGGTGTACCCTGCCCCAAAAGAGTGCTATGATCCCCTGGGTGATGTTGTGGTGGAGAGGTTTTTTCAACTGTGTCCTGAGCTGCTACAAATGCTCATGTCCAAAAGGCAGCCCCAAAAATTCATGTTTGCTACAGCCACCTGCCCTCATTGTTTGGGATGCTGTGTCTATGACAGGGTTCCCAGCCCTTGCCTTTGTTGGCAGGTAATAGAAGATTGA